In Ooceraea biroi isolate clonal line C1 chromosome 1, Obir_v5.4, whole genome shotgun sequence, the genomic stretch aatgaaataaatttgcatttgtttcatttaactaaaatgaaatattatttaagttTCTGTCATAATTTACTTGTGTCTAATAAAACAActgcaaataaatttgatcAGAATTAACAAATCGAAATATAGATAACGTTGGAATATGATGAAATGTGATTgtcttaaaaatacattttttttcttcttaagtttcttaaaattatatatatattaaaagaacaaAAGAACCAAGATGTagaaaatcttattaaaatgaacaaattctataaaactttatttatatgtatatcttcaGCCTGGTATGTTCAAAACGATAAGAACGTATCAAAATCGTTTATAAATAAAGTGTATAAATGATAACGTGTGATacatttatcaataatattaaatcagatgataaatatatttatacagcaTTTACGTAGTTTTCtctcaattttcaaaatttttaattaaaaataatgtatgtaCGTCAAATATGAATCAAATatgaattttgtaataaaaactcTAGCATGATTAACTTGATGGAGATaatggaaaagaagaaaagaaaacgcgaTGAGTTATTGTTGAAGAAATGCAAAGATTTAcaatcatttatttcaattactttttcaataatatgttaattcATTATTCGCAAATATAAAGACGCTTAAAAGCCTAAAAGctattttatttgacaaaaGCCTCATTACACATACTGTCGTTTATGCAAAGTATGtagcataattattatataatttacatacttTTTAGTTATATGTAGCAAATAGTAGATTAAATATCCGTTTGATAAAATATCCATTTCCGGATAAATTCTGCACGTGTATGGTGCGGCAAATGACGTTTATTGATTTTACGCCATGAAAGTCTTACTTTTACGCGTTGTTTTACGAGTTCAACGAAATTCGCCTGTTTCGTAGAAGTCCAAATGTATCGCCATGTGCTTGCGTACGCCACGTGGTGATCGTTTTAGTATTTCACATCCAATCTTTTCGTGAGCTTAAGGTAATACGGTTTTGGCTCTATGGTAAAGCCATCACAGCCCTCTAGATCTGGTTTGGCATGCTCGGCCGAGAGTTCcatattaaaacattgtacAATATGAGAGAAGTACAAAAACAATGAAGAACGTGCAAGCTGCTCACCAAGACAACGTCTTTTACCTGAAACacaaagtaattattttcatatttctacaATTAGTTCCTCAATAGCACAATACTGATAGTTCCATAGTATGTCCATAAGTATGTcaattatcttatatataCGTGCACATCTTTATGAAGTTTAAACTTATACATtgtaaagatacaaaaatgCATCATCTAACGTTATGTATTATGTTCTATATTTGTTtcacatagaaaaaaatttattagaaaaatctTACAAGAATCATTTTTTAGAAtctgaaaaaaaaactatatttttactttataatgATATGTTTgaaattacatatatgttttcaaatgatatatttaaatattataaatttttatatcatttggaaaaattgctactttagagagagaaaaaaatcaatgaaCACAGAAAATCCTTAATTTTGACCAAACTGGCAATTCATTTGGCAAAAGCACAATGTTTTGATCTTAAATTCAGGTCCTTCCCAAGTGATTAGTTAACAATCAGTCATTTAtggttgaaaaattttatccgAGAGAGATACAGACATGACATCATACGTCCTCGAGCTAACAACTCATTGAGGTCATGTCATGTCTGTATCTCTCTcggataaaatttttcaaccaAACATGACTGATTGTTAATTAATCACTTGAGAAGGACCTGATACCAAGGTCGAAACATTGTGTTTTTGCCATCAAATAAATTACTAGTTTGGTCGATATTAAGGATTTCCTGTGTTCATTGAACTCCTAGCGAATCAAACGACTctaatttgagaaaaaatcataaaaaattttaataattatatgatatacctgtgttaaataattatttaaatgtgcATGCAATTAGAGAAgatatgtttttcaaattcaatattattattgtcaaaTTCAATAagttcaataaatttatattgctcgttgaatattataatagcaaCACAAGACAATTTTACATCAAATCTAGATTTACCTAATCCAAAAGGCATACTATAATTTTGCCGACAAAATTTGCCCTCTTTGTCTAAAAATCGTTGCGGACGAAATTCGTTTGGTTTGTCCCAGTACTTCTCGTCGTAATGGACGCTATACAAGTTAAAAAGAATAGTCGAGTCctgtaatgtaataattctcTTATAAACCGTGTGtatatgatatacatatatacatttatttttatcattatagaaataaatacatgaaacaagaaattaaattagtatttttaattttattataaatattggcAGATTTTTGTATAAACGGCCAAaactcttttatttaattattcaatagcacatattgtttattaaattgtaacaTGATTTATTACCTTGGGTATCAGATATCCGTTGAGAGAAACATCTTTCATGGCTCTATGAGGTACACCGAGCGGTGCCAATACTAAATATCTCTGCAtctacaaatattaaatttaataattatttatctcaaaacataaaaaaggtatatacTGTGTAtgctattgggttgttcggaaagttatttcgttttttcaaggaaaaatgaaaggcggttttttcatatttagaatcaattttattcagtgatgtattggccattttgttccactacctttcgccatctttctggcaactttaagattccacgctcatagaagtccttctccttattgacaaaaaattgaagcaagtgatttttgacgccttcatttgaatcgaagtttacattgttcaaagaattttgtagagaccggaacaaatggtaatcggatggtgccagatcaggagagtatggtgggtgtggtagcacatcccatccaagctgtaaaagcttctggcgagtgaccaaacttgtgtgtggtctggcattgtcgtgatggaatacgacacctttcctattcgtcaattccggtcgcttctgcttcatggcagcatccaattcatccagctgacgacaatacactttcgaatcaatcgtctggttgcttggtagtagctcgaaaaatacgattcccttccaatcccaccatacagaaagcatcatcttcttttgatgaatatctgccttggatgtcgattgagcaggttcatcttgcttggaccatgatcgttttcgcttaacattgttgtaaacaatccatttttcatctccagttatgattcgcttcaaaaatggttcattttcttcacgtttcaacaatgaatcgcagatggtaatgcgtcgaatcaagtcaatttccttttgaattgtgtggaacccaaatatcgagcttcgaaacgaatccaaggcgtttcaaatgatcgtaaacggtcgaattcgataaatttaacttttcagcaatttcgcgtgttgttatgcgacggtttgcatccaccagagcctttattttctcgtcatcagctttaattggccgacctgaacgtggtgcatctttcaaatcgaaatttccagtacgaaatttcgaaaaccaattctgacactgacgttcactcaatacatcttctccgtacacggcacacaatttttttctcgcttgcactgcatttttaccctttcgatagtaaaaaagcaaaatattacgaaaatgctcactttgattttccatgtttgatgtgatgccaaaaaaaattacttgacagatcgcaacacaataagatactaaatgacgtctgaaatgtcagttgtcaaaatataaaacgaatttgccgcttagagtaaagttaagtatcgaggaacgcgactaacgacatctctttgtgaaaaacgaaattactttccgaacaacccaatatatagaTGTAATTGAGATGCAATTATATTGAGGGAAAGTTATAGTATTGTATATCTtccgaattattattcttgcTTTATTggctatttatttaaattgttaattgttagaattataattattaaaaaatttagattGTATCCAAAGAATTCtgatatttcaagaatttttggTTAATACTAGAATAacttatttcataatttaaatctGTTACCTCAGCTAAGAAAGCTTCCATTTGTGGCAAAGATGGCAAATCGTTCTCAATAGGAGCTCTCGATTTACCAACGACGCTATACAATTCCTCTTGAAGTACCGTTATCCATTTGGTATTTAATGATAAGTAAAGAAATGCATTCGCTAGAGTGTCAGAAGTTGTCTTTGATCCAGCTAAGAATAGGTCAAGACATAATACTAACAAATTTTCACCtgcaatgagaaatatatgtatgtgttatatacatatagatatatagatacataCTCATTCGCGTGTATGATGTATGAACAAATAATTCATTCTTAAaacaatgtaatttttaaaaattcaaagaaaatgcagattACTTCTCTACACAAATAGATAGAATATTCTGGTTTTAGAATAAGTCAGTTTCATGTTTTATGGCGTATCAATCATACTCACGATCAAAAATCGTATTATTATCTTCTTGTTTGGAAATTTCTAAAAGGAATGCATCGATTAAATCGCGTGGCTCATCAGTCAGGTGCTTTTCATGCATCTTGATTTCTTCGTCAAGAAAATTCCATAATGATGTAAGAACTTTTATCATATCGTTATATCCTGATAATTGCGGAGCGATAAAACGTAAGAAGGGTAGTAAGTTTACCATTCCACCCATATTATCTATTAGTCTGTGTATCACATCATGAAGTCTtagaatttgattttataatgatagtaattataataatcctaattttcattaacatTTACCTGAAGGCCTCATCAGCAGATAAGAGTGCT encodes the following:
- the LOC105280475 gene encoding methyl farnesoate epoxidase, with translation MLYATIIVFSILISLYWICQSFKPKNYPPGPTWLPLIGCLLSFRQLCLKHGYVYRAVNELANTYGPVLGLKLGNENVVVISSYDVVKEAFLQEDLNGRPDGFFFRLRAFGKRKGVLFTDGNTWSQCRKFTMRYLRTFGFGQEILREQLSFQSLELVNYLDRMSEHGPVHMNKAFDITVLNSLWFMFAGRVFDYNDEKLKTALLSADEAFRLIDNMGGMVNLLPFLRFIAPQLSGYNDMIKVLTSLWNFLDEEIKMHEKHLTDEPRDLIDAFLLEISKQEDNNTIFDRENLLVLCLDLFLAGSKTTSDTLANAFLYLSLNTKWITVLQEELYSVVGKSRAPIENDLPSLPQMEAFLAEMQRYLVLAPLGVPHRAMKDVSLNGYLIPKDSTILFNLYSVHYDEKYWDKPNEFRPQRFLDKEGKFCRQNYSMPFGLGKRRCLGEQLARSSLFLYFSHIVQCFNMELSAEHAKPDLEGCDGFTIEPKPYYLKLTKRLDVKY